The following proteins are co-located in the Lacticaseibacillus paracasei subsp. paracasei genome:
- a CDS encoding ABC transporter ATP-binding protein → MLKILFDHMHGWARVSFFLAPLAIMGEALLDLQQPTLMASIVDVGLAKKDMTYVWHTAILMAVIAIAAFALGAICNAFSSYAALKMGQNLRTHLLAISLADRDPQALKPETLITRITNDVTQMQTLVSMLTRGLVRSPMLLFGGIVMSIIVSPRLSWIILIALPILAIYIYVIVRRSLPLYTAMQGQVDVMNRIMSENLTGAKTIKAYVLEDHQLTQFNTENRNLQTISQRAVLATVTLAPLIMLVLNLAVVAALAYGGNLAISRTITTGEIMAFVNYMIQITTAMTNTVNLITTFSRAITSSARVNAVLAEEAGTEASGTLPAPADSTIQFEHVNFGFSQSRPILDDINLTVPSGQWLGIIGSTGSGKTTLIALLTRLYEHYQGKITVGGTDIQQITLPALHKKITVALQDSLLFSGTVAHNLSYGAPQATPTQLASGVAIAEATEFVGTNYDAPVEEAGKNFSGGQRQRLNLARAIIPDPDILVMDDATSAVDQETNTEIQDALVKARRNRTTIIISQRVPNIMDCDQIIVMQNGQITARGTHTELVKSSPFYAQLVQTQLGGDYID, encoded by the coding sequence ATGCTGAAAATTTTGTTCGACCATATGCACGGCTGGGCACGGGTAAGTTTTTTTCTCGCGCCGCTAGCGATCATGGGCGAAGCATTGCTTGACCTGCAACAACCGACCTTGATGGCTAGCATCGTGGACGTGGGATTGGCTAAGAAAGATATGACTTATGTTTGGCATACCGCTATTCTCATGGCAGTGATTGCTATTGCTGCGTTCGCTTTAGGTGCTATCTGTAACGCCTTCTCCTCCTATGCAGCCTTGAAAATGGGCCAAAACCTGCGGACTCATCTGCTGGCTATTTCACTGGCCGATCGCGATCCCCAAGCACTCAAACCCGAAACACTCATCACCCGCATCACAAACGATGTTACGCAAATGCAGACGCTGGTAAGCATGCTGACGCGCGGACTCGTCCGCTCGCCTATGCTGCTATTTGGCGGCATTGTTATGTCGATTATTGTGTCGCCGCGGCTGTCATGGATCATTTTGATTGCCTTGCCTATTCTTGCCATCTACATCTACGTCATCGTGCGCCGGTCGCTGCCACTTTACACGGCGATGCAAGGACAAGTTGACGTCATGAACCGGATTATGAGTGAAAACTTGACTGGCGCCAAAACGATCAAGGCGTACGTACTGGAAGACCACCAACTGACTCAATTCAACACTGAAAATCGCAACCTGCAAACGATTAGTCAGCGTGCCGTCTTGGCAACAGTCACTTTGGCGCCACTGATCATGCTGGTACTTAATCTGGCAGTCGTTGCCGCGCTAGCTTATGGCGGTAATCTAGCCATCAGCCGCACCATCACCACTGGCGAAATCATGGCGTTCGTCAATTACATGATTCAAATTACGACGGCGATGACCAATACCGTTAACCTCATCACGACCTTTTCGCGGGCGATCACTTCTAGTGCACGCGTCAACGCCGTTTTGGCCGAAGAAGCAGGCACTGAGGCCAGTGGGACATTACCTGCCCCAGCTGATAGTACCATCCAGTTTGAGCACGTGAACTTTGGGTTTTCGCAAAGTCGGCCAATCCTTGACGATATCAATCTGACCGTGCCAAGTGGGCAGTGGTTGGGCATTATCGGTTCTACTGGTTCCGGCAAAACCACGCTGATCGCCTTATTAACCCGACTTTATGAGCATTATCAAGGGAAAATCACGGTCGGTGGCACCGATATCCAACAAATTACCTTACCGGCTTTACACAAAAAGATCACGGTCGCCTTACAGGACTCACTGCTTTTTTCTGGAACTGTCGCGCATAATCTGAGTTATGGCGCGCCGCAAGCCACGCCGACACAATTAGCCAGCGGCGTTGCTATCGCTGAGGCAACTGAGTTTGTCGGGACTAATTATGATGCCCCCGTCGAAGAAGCTGGGAAAAACTTTTCTGGCGGTCAACGGCAACGTCTGAATCTTGCCCGCGCCATCATCCCCGATCCTGATATTCTGGTCATGGATGACGCTACCAGTGCTGTGGATCAGGAAACCAACACTGAGATTCAAGATGCCTTGGTTAAGGCCCGCCGCAACCGTACAACCATCATCATTTCGCAACGCGTCCCGAACATCATGGACTGTGATCAAATCATCGTCATGCAAAACGGGCAAATTACGGCTCGCGGAACGCATACCGAGTTGGTCAAAAGTTCGCCATTTTACGCGCAACTGGTTCAAACCCAACTGGGAGGTGACTACATTGATTAA
- a CDS encoding oleate hydratase, protein MIKHKAIMIGAGLANMAAAVYLIQEAHWQGDQITFYSLDDHGSNDGAPTVDTVDEYWNKNHPMENTKGYVARGGRMLNYRTYVDLMDLLSRIPSATEPGLTAEEDTRQFDAQHRTFDKARLMEGGIGIIQAGHLGLNNTDRLLLTKLIMMPDSEEEKLDNVSIADYFKDDPHMFQTNFWYMWETTFAFRTQSSAQELRRYMHMMIYEFTQIEHLVGVNRTRYNQFESIMLPLINYLKEQGCKIILNRRVTAFEFKDTAMTDEITVTGLTILNTETDDEEHVTVDDDTAVFFTNGSITDSATQGDFDHAAVENMDYGAAASLWKQATEHFYNLGNPDKFFADRSASEWVSFTLTTKDHLLLNEIERITTQVPGNALNSFMSTQPITVLGQKDVMMSIVVHHQPHFTTQKPNETVLWGYFLYPRRYGEFVNKPYIEMTGKEMALELIGQLAKVDPGPGNIRDHQDEIMASIINNIPVYMPYASALFNNRAKVDRPDVIPAHSTNLAFTGEFAEQPFQMVFTEQSAVRSGEIAAYHFTGIPMSHLVKTPRYDKDIKTLMRATKKMFE, encoded by the coding sequence TCGATACTGTGGATGAATATTGGAACAAAAATCATCCCATGGAAAACACGAAGGGCTATGTTGCTCGGGGCGGTCGGATGTTGAATTACCGGACGTATGTCGATTTGATGGATTTGCTTAGTCGGATTCCATCGGCAACGGAACCGGGACTAACAGCTGAAGAAGACACGCGCCAATTCGATGCCCAACATCGGACGTTTGATAAAGCTCGGTTGATGGAAGGCGGTATTGGCATCATCCAAGCAGGACACTTGGGCCTGAATAACACGGATCGCCTTTTGCTGACGAAGTTAATCATGATGCCTGATTCCGAAGAAGAAAAGCTCGACAATGTTAGCATCGCCGACTACTTCAAGGATGATCCGCACATGTTCCAAACCAATTTCTGGTATATGTGGGAAACCACCTTTGCCTTCCGCACACAAAGTTCTGCGCAGGAATTGCGGCGGTACATGCACATGATGATTTATGAATTTACTCAAATTGAGCATTTAGTCGGGGTTAACCGGACCCGCTATAATCAATTTGAAAGCATTATGCTGCCACTGATTAATTACCTGAAGGAGCAAGGCTGCAAGATCATTTTGAACCGGCGTGTCACCGCGTTTGAATTTAAAGACACGGCCATGACCGATGAAATTACAGTTACGGGCCTCACCATTCTGAACACAGAGACTGATGACGAAGAACATGTTACCGTTGATGATGATACCGCCGTTTTCTTCACGAATGGATCGATCACCGACTCCGCAACTCAAGGTGACTTTGATCATGCAGCAGTCGAAAACATGGACTACGGTGCTGCCGCTAGTCTGTGGAAACAAGCGACTGAGCATTTTTATAACCTTGGTAATCCTGATAAGTTCTTTGCGGATCGGTCAGCCAGCGAGTGGGTCAGCTTCACCTTGACGACCAAAGATCATTTGTTGCTTAACGAAATCGAACGTATTACAACGCAAGTCCCTGGTAACGCCCTGAATTCGTTCATGTCAACCCAACCAATCACGGTACTTGGGCAAAAAGATGTCATGATGTCAATCGTGGTACATCATCAGCCGCACTTTACCACCCAGAAACCAAACGAGACCGTCTTGTGGGGCTACTTCCTTTATCCACGGCGCTACGGTGAATTTGTCAACAAGCCGTATATCGAAATGACGGGTAAAGAGATGGCCCTTGAATTGATTGGTCAGCTTGCTAAAGTTGATCCCGGTCCTGGTAATATTCGTGATCATCAAGATGAGATTATGGCAAGCATCATCAACAACATCCCTGTTTATATGCCATATGCTTCGGCACTCTTCAACAATCGCGCCAAGGTTGATCGGCCAGACGTGATTCCAGCACATTCAACAAACCTTGCCTTTACCGGTGAATTCGCTGAACAACCATTCCAAATGGTCTTCACTGAGCAAAGTGCTGTTCGTTCAGGTGAGATTGCCGCTTATCATTTCACCGGCATTCCAATGAGTCATTTAGTTAAAACACCGCGGTATGATAAAGACATCAAGACATTGATGCGTGCCACGAAAAAAATGTTTGAATAA
- a CDS encoding MetQ/NlpA family ABC transporter substrate-binding protein, whose protein sequence is MSRWEKAIFTGIALVSLLTLTACGKAASSNSSHTSSKSESIIIGSSGSDYQIWQHIARSPQAKKAGLRIKVKQVSDGNVTNSATAEGQLDVNAFQSYAYFQQYNKLNPSEKLAALGTTYLEPMGLYSKKYKQLREIPDGATIGISNDPANATRGLLLLATAKLVTLKSDFNALSTVKDIQANPKHLKFKEVDPSVQMLPDLDAELISNTRALDGGLNVLKDSLVHEKLNQTTRANVNIVVTAVKNEKKEEFKKLVPLYHDPTIQSWIKKTFSGTKLDVNKPISYLQQK, encoded by the coding sequence ATGAGTCGTTGGGAAAAAGCTATCTTCACAGGGATTGCATTGGTTTCATTATTAACACTAACAGCGTGTGGCAAAGCAGCTAGTAGCAATAGCAGTCATACTAGTTCAAAAAGTGAGTCAATCATCATCGGCAGTAGTGGCTCGGATTATCAAATTTGGCAACATATTGCTAGATCACCGCAGGCCAAGAAGGCTGGTCTGAGGATCAAAGTCAAGCAAGTTTCAGATGGCAACGTCACTAACTCAGCTACTGCCGAGGGACAATTGGATGTTAATGCATTCCAGTCATATGCTTACTTTCAGCAATATAACAAATTAAATCCGAGCGAAAAATTAGCAGCATTAGGCACAACCTACCTGGAACCAATGGGACTGTATTCTAAAAAATATAAACAGCTGCGAGAGATTCCAGATGGTGCAACGATTGGCATCTCAAACGATCCTGCTAATGCGACACGAGGGTTACTTTTGCTAGCAACGGCCAAGCTTGTCACCCTTAAGTCTGACTTCAATGCTTTAAGTACCGTGAAGGACATTCAAGCCAATCCGAAGCACTTAAAGTTTAAAGAGGTCGACCCATCGGTGCAAATGCTGCCCGATTTGGACGCAGAACTGATTTCGAATACGCGGGCACTTGATGGTGGGCTGAATGTTTTGAAAGATTCATTGGTGCATGAGAAGTTGAACCAAACGACGCGCGCCAACGTCAATATAGTAGTGACCGCAGTGAAAAATGAAAAAAAGGAAGAATTTAAAAAGTTAGTGCCGCTTTACCATGACCCTACGATTCAGAGTTGGATTAAAAAGACTTTTTCTGGCACGAAACTTGATGTGAATAAGCCGATCAGTTATCTCCAACAAAAATAA
- a CDS encoding linear amide C-N hydrolase, which yields MCSSMTIKSLQGDIFWGRTMDYNTSFFHESPVGGVPGKIVSLPGNKALPTQSAKWTTKYAAVGVGIDQSTALFDGVNSEGLAGDLQVLVECSWASADSLKQRGLKAIKGEEFVTLALTTCKNVDEVRALAGEYGLLDEPYEFGGQGVKIPLHYTFVDPSGKGIVVEPTDHGAFKLYDSIGAMTNSPEYGWHETNLRNYVSLNDNNYPKGSELGDYHIEPIELGTGYGMFGLPGDYTSPSRFLRAMFVSRNLDPFNSKDGIRVLYNALKTVLIPQGLGRDPQHQVLTDYTQYWSGYDLTKKTIFVQDSDTLTMTTKTLDPTITDVTYEDLAKTEQFNQL from the coding sequence ATGTGTTCTTCAATGACAATTAAATCGCTACAAGGTGATATTTTCTGGGGCCGGACCATGGATTACAACACCAGTTTCTTTCATGAATCACCAGTCGGCGGGGTTCCTGGTAAAATTGTCAGTTTGCCAGGAAACAAGGCATTACCAACACAAAGTGCCAAATGGACCACAAAGTATGCAGCGGTTGGCGTCGGTATTGATCAAAGTACGGCACTTTTCGACGGCGTCAATAGCGAAGGCTTGGCTGGCGACTTGCAGGTTTTGGTAGAGTGCAGCTGGGCGAGTGCGGATTCTTTGAAACAGCGTGGGCTGAAAGCTATTAAAGGCGAGGAGTTTGTGACCTTGGCCTTGACGACATGCAAAAATGTTGACGAAGTACGCGCTTTGGCGGGTGAGTATGGCCTGCTGGATGAACCTTATGAGTTTGGCGGCCAAGGAGTGAAAATCCCATTACATTACACATTTGTTGATCCATCAGGTAAAGGGATTGTTGTCGAACCAACCGATCACGGCGCCTTTAAGCTGTATGATAGTATCGGCGCTATGACGAATAGTCCTGAATACGGGTGGCATGAAACCAATTTGCGCAATTATGTCAGTCTGAATGACAATAACTATCCTAAGGGGTCCGAATTAGGCGACTACCATATTGAGCCGATTGAGTTAGGCACAGGCTACGGGATGTTCGGTTTGCCAGGCGATTACACATCACCATCGCGGTTCCTGCGGGCAATGTTTGTTTCGCGTAATCTTGATCCCTTCAACAGCAAAGACGGCATTCGCGTGTTATACAATGCTTTAAAGACTGTCTTGATTCCGCAGGGGCTAGGTCGCGACCCACAACATCAGGTTTTAACGGATTACACGCAGTACTGGTCTGGCTATGACCTGACGAAAAAGACGATTTTCGTGCAAGATTCAGACACTTTGACAATGACAACGAAAACACTTGATCCGACTATTACTGACGTCACTTATGAAGATTTGGCTAAAACTGAACAGTTCAATCAACTGTAG
- a CDS encoding YhgE/Pip domain-containing protein, producing the protein MRNIGKLVALDWKRIVKSPFAFLLILALVVIPSLYCWFNVWALWDPYSNTQDLTVAVYSADKSTEFRDKKIAIGDELVTQLKHNKQLGWRFVDSKKAVQEGVKSGKYYAGVIVPKDFSTDLLSFVDGKIRKPKLDYYVNEKINAIAPKITASGASTLQNTISDEFVSTVAKTLVTVFNQAGIKLDDNLPMIRRFASLVTNTNDQLPTIEKYIAEVGVLQSKMPAIREKLAAANEMATYLPEVNQMAQKLTAANGYLPMVSDAGQLAVDVRSKLPEVQQAGAQLNTVTTNFGQLESAVTKAVGVTSQGITVVNQVDGTLPALTDFGKNAQAAIGTTKDEVLPKVSTALDVVQNAVDAGLTLIAAANTSLSADLTTLQNQLQQLDTSSDTAAIKQAMVARLTALADRQGKVAANATSLADTLTRLQTSLNKLTGKDDQPLAGAITRLRDVATTATAVQTAASDLAKDVPNLSTNELQSRLATLNDVAQKFASDANTLKDLDLGTSVKQVLNAFKTALADAATTLTKINDQVLPELPSLLSGTKDLLTQANTFLVKTQKQLPALKQELTDANTLLNGHMNLITSGITTVADLYQNDFPSLKTKLTKATNFINQDLPGVESDLTSTLALANEKMPQLQSGLDDAQTLIKDDWPTLKDAIQKGATAIKKGEKSVDLSQLIKLLRRDATKEAGFLAKPVELKQTSFYHIPTYGSQSAPFYLALCIWVGALLLGAILITEYQLPESLAHATVKQMYTARWLTFAGLGMLQGLIAALGNLFLIGTYVVDKPLYLLFAMLLSLVFVSILYMLISLFGNIGKGLGIIILVLSISGAGGNFPVVLSGKFFQAINPWLPFTYAVNLLRETVGGIYWPNLWQDLIILVAFGVAFFLLGLFLKEPIRPWIEKMHHITRKSKIIE; encoded by the coding sequence ATGCGAAACATAGGAAAATTAGTTGCACTGGACTGGAAGCGAATTGTTAAAAGCCCATTCGCTTTCTTACTCATTTTGGCGCTGGTTGTGATCCCCAGTCTCTATTGTTGGTTCAATGTCTGGGCGCTATGGGATCCTTACAGCAATACCCAAGATCTTACTGTTGCCGTGTATTCAGCGGATAAATCAACCGAATTCCGTGACAAAAAAATTGCCATTGGCGATGAGCTGGTCACCCAACTAAAGCATAACAAGCAACTCGGCTGGCGTTTTGTGGACTCCAAAAAGGCGGTTCAGGAAGGGGTCAAAAGCGGCAAATATTACGCAGGTGTCATTGTTCCCAAAGATTTCTCAACGGACTTGCTTAGTTTTGTCGATGGTAAGATTCGCAAACCAAAGCTAGATTATTACGTGAATGAAAAAATTAATGCCATCGCCCCTAAAATTACTGCAAGCGGGGCGTCCACGCTGCAAAACACCATTTCAGACGAATTTGTGTCAACCGTTGCCAAAACCTTGGTGACCGTCTTCAATCAGGCAGGCATTAAGCTGGATGACAATCTGCCGATGATTCGGCGCTTTGCAAGTCTGGTAACCAATACAAACGATCAATTACCGACAATTGAAAAATACATCGCGGAAGTCGGGGTTTTGCAGAGTAAAATGCCGGCCATCCGAGAAAAACTGGCGGCCGCCAACGAAATGGCCACCTATTTGCCTGAAGTCAATCAAATGGCCCAAAAATTAACGGCAGCCAACGGGTATTTACCAATGGTATCCGATGCCGGTCAGTTGGCGGTCGATGTTCGCAGCAAGTTGCCTGAAGTGCAACAAGCCGGTGCGCAGCTTAATACAGTGACCACCAACTTTGGCCAACTAGAATCAGCGGTTACGAAGGCCGTGGGGGTCACCAGTCAGGGCATTACCGTCGTCAATCAAGTTGACGGCACTTTGCCTGCTCTGACCGACTTTGGCAAAAACGCCCAAGCAGCGATTGGCACGACCAAAGATGAAGTCCTGCCAAAAGTCAGCACAGCACTTGATGTGGTTCAAAATGCGGTCGATGCTGGTCTGACATTGATAGCCGCCGCGAATACTAGTTTGAGTGCTGACTTAACTACCTTGCAAAATCAGTTGCAGCAGTTGGACACTAGCAGTGATACCGCCGCTATCAAACAGGCAATGGTGGCCCGATTAACCGCTTTAGCTGATCGCCAAGGCAAAGTGGCAGCCAATGCCACCAGTCTGGCCGATACATTAACCCGCCTGCAAACCAGTCTTAACAAGCTGACCGGTAAGGACGATCAACCGTTGGCCGGTGCCATTACGCGACTGCGTGATGTTGCGACTACCGCTACTGCTGTTCAGACGGCCGCCAGCGATCTCGCCAAAGACGTGCCAAATTTAAGTACCAATGAGTTACAAAGTCGTTTGGCGACACTCAATGATGTCGCTCAGAAATTTGCAAGTGATGCCAATACACTCAAGGATCTGGATCTCGGCACGAGTGTGAAGCAAGTACTGAACGCTTTCAAGACTGCGCTTGCAGATGCTGCCACAACGCTGACTAAAATCAACGATCAAGTATTGCCGGAACTGCCGAGTTTACTCAGCGGAACAAAGGACTTACTGACACAAGCCAACACTTTTTTGGTTAAAACCCAAAAACAGTTACCAGCCTTGAAGCAGGAACTCACTGATGCCAATACGCTGCTGAACGGTCATATGAATTTGATCACCAGTGGTATCACGACAGTCGCTGACTTATATCAAAATGACTTCCCAAGTCTTAAAACGAAATTGACCAAGGCAACAAATTTTATCAATCAAGATCTACCCGGTGTGGAAAGCGACCTGACATCAACGCTCGCTTTAGCCAACGAAAAAATGCCGCAACTACAAAGCGGGCTGGATGATGCACAAACCTTAATCAAAGATGACTGGCCAACATTGAAAGATGCCATTCAAAAAGGCGCAACGGCAATCAAAAAAGGCGAGAAATCCGTTGATCTGTCGCAGTTGATCAAACTGCTGAGACGTGATGCCACGAAAGAAGCCGGTTTTCTGGCTAAGCCGGTAGAGCTCAAGCAAACGAGTTTCTATCATATCCCAACCTATGGCTCGCAAAGTGCGCCATTTTATCTAGCCTTATGTATTTGGGTCGGTGCCTTGCTGCTCGGCGCCATTCTCATTACCGAATATCAGCTGCCGGAATCGTTGGCTCATGCGACCGTCAAACAGATGTACACCGCTCGCTGGTTAACGTTTGCAGGACTGGGGATGCTACAAGGCCTCATCGCCGCACTCGGTAATCTCTTCCTAATCGGGACGTACGTTGTCGACAAGCCGCTGTATTTGCTGTTTGCGATGTTGCTAAGCCTAGTCTTCGTCTCAATTCTATACATGTTGATTTCCCTGTTCGGCAATATCGGTAAGGGCCTGGGAATCATTATTTTAGTCCTATCCATCTCCGGCGCAGGTGGCAACTTCCCCGTTGTACTCTCAGGTAAGTTCTTCCAAGCCATTAACCCATGGCTGCCATTCACCTATGCCGTCAACTTGCTGCGCGAAACCGTTGGCGGGATCTACTGGCCAAATCTGTGGCAAGATCTCATCATCCTCGTGGCATTCGGCGTCGCGTTCTTCCTTCTGGGGCTTTTCCTAAAAGAACCAATTCGCCCGTGGATCGAGAAAATGCACCATATCACGCGGAAGTCTAAGATTATTGAATAA
- a CDS encoding putative holin-like toxin, protein MSIYEALSLMIMFGLFILGLITLVLKLNDR, encoded by the coding sequence ATGTCGATCTATGAAGCTTTGAGCCTTATGATCATGTTCGGGTTGTTTATTCTCGGACTGATTACCTTGGTTCTGAAGCTGAATGATCGGTGA